Proteins encoded by one window of Methanobacterium sp. CWC-01:
- the argJ gene encoding bifunctional ornithine acetyltransferase/N-acetylglutamate synthase has product MRVIKGGICAVEGVKASGACEENYGVGLIHYPGSTAAAVYTSNQVQAAPITVTREALKNGSLSAVVANSGNANCYTGKQGLQDAREMADQVAISLDLPTSEVAVASTGIIGRQMPMDTIQALIKDALRRLDHSAQASRNAAEAIMTTDTYPKEHALETTLENGQTIRLGGITKGSGMIAPNMGTMLAFLATDLAASPEELEAALKLAVEKSFNMVDIDKDVSTNDTVILLARPGEGNLDEKFQAALDELCIQLARMMARDGEGATKYMEVTVKGAETIEDARRAAKAVVGSSLVKTAFFGADPNWGRILAAVGYSGARIKPDSISVSLVSGQRRVDIVKRGMVQAFEGSEELVLAESIMEQDEILVEVDLDLGGYQATAFGCDLSYDYVRINSEYST; this is encoded by the coding sequence ATGAGAGTGATAAAAGGAGGAATATGTGCTGTGGAGGGAGTTAAGGCCTCTGGAGCGTGTGAGGAAAACTATGGGGTGGGACTCATCCACTACCCGGGCTCCACCGCCGCAGCAGTGTACACCTCCAACCAGGTGCAGGCAGCCCCCATCACCGTAACCCGGGAGGCCCTTAAAAATGGTAGTCTGTCGGCGGTGGTGGCTAACAGTGGCAACGCCAACTGCTACACTGGTAAGCAGGGATTGCAGGATGCCCGGGAGATGGCGGATCAGGTGGCCATCAGTCTGGACCTGCCCACCAGTGAGGTGGCGGTGGCCTCCACCGGGATCATCGGACGGCAGATGCCCATGGACACCATTCAGGCCCTGATCAAGGATGCCCTGCGCCGACTGGATCACTCGGCCCAGGCTAGCCGTAACGCCGCCGAGGCTATCATGACCACCGACACCTACCCCAAGGAGCACGCCCTGGAAACCACCCTGGAAAATGGCCAGACCATACGCTTAGGAGGCATAACCAAGGGTTCAGGCATGATCGCCCCGAACATGGGGACCATGCTGGCCTTCCTGGCCACCGACCTGGCGGCCTCCCCGGAGGAGCTGGAGGCTGCCCTTAAACTGGCTGTGGAGAAGTCCTTCAACATGGTGGATATTGATAAGGATGTCAGCACCAACGACACCGTGATCCTCCTGGCCCGGCCTGGGGAGGGAAACCTGGATGAAAAGTTCCAGGCCGCACTGGATGAGCTTTGCATCCAGCTGGCCCGGATGATGGCCCGGGATGGTGAGGGTGCTACCAAGTACATGGAAGTCACCGTTAAAGGGGCTGAAACCATTGAAGACGCCCGGAGGGCGGCTAAGGCAGTGGTGGGATCATCCCTGGTTAAGACCGCCTTTTTCGGCGCCGATCCCAACTGGGGAAGGATCCTGGCGGCGGTAGGATACTCCGGGGCCCGTATAAAACCGGATAGTATCAGTGTCTCCCTGGTCTCTGGCCAGCGCCGGGTGGACATCGTTAAAAGGGGGATGGTCCAGGCCTTCGAGGGCAGCGAGGAGCTGGTACTGGCCGAGAGTATCATGGAGCAGGATGAAATCCTGGTGGAGGTGGACCTGGATCTGGGAGGATACCAGGCCACGGCCTTTGGCTGCGACCTCAGCTACGACTACGTGCGCATCAACTCCGAGTACAGCACCTAA
- the rfbD gene encoding dTDP-4-dehydrorhamnose reductase — protein sequence MKVLIIGAEGMLGHDLEAVLGVEHEISTTTIHTLDITDLEKTVKTIGEINPQVVVHAAAFTDVDGSEERADLAYQVNVLGTRNVAVACQKTDSALVYISTDYVFDGTKDGSYQEYDQTNPLGMYGKTKYLGEVQVRDLLDQFYIVRTSWLYGYHGPNFVATMLGLAEKLDQIQVVSDQIGSPTYTVDLAQAINQLIKTPAYGIYHVTNSDHCSWYQYAQLIFQMKGVEVELVPVTTEEFGSPAPRPKYSVLDNYHWRMQGHPPLRSYKEALKDYLELLE from the coding sequence ATGAAAGTATTGATTATTGGCGCAGAGGGAATGTTGGGACACGACCTGGAGGCGGTTCTGGGAGTGGAGCATGAAATCAGCACCACCACCATCCACACCCTGGACATCACCGACCTGGAAAAGACGGTTAAAACCATAGGGGAGATCAACCCCCAGGTGGTGGTCCATGCCGCGGCCTTCACCGACGTGGATGGCAGTGAAGAACGGGCGGACCTGGCTTACCAGGTGAACGTCCTGGGAACACGTAACGTGGCGGTGGCCTGTCAGAAGACCGACAGTGCCCTGGTGTACATCTCTACCGACTACGTCTTCGACGGTACCAAGGACGGTTCCTACCAGGAGTATGACCAGACCAACCCCCTGGGCATGTACGGGAAGACTAAATATCTGGGTGAGGTGCAGGTACGGGACCTTCTGGACCAGTTCTACATCGTGCGCACCAGCTGGCTCTACGGCTACCACGGCCCCAACTTCGTGGCCACCATGCTGGGCCTGGCTGAGAAGCTGGACCAGATCCAGGTGGTGTCCGACCAGATCGGTTCCCCCACCTACACCGTGGACCTGGCCCAGGCCATCAACCAATTGATAAAAACACCGGCCTACGGCATCTACCACGTTACCAACAGTGACCACTGCTCCTGGTACCAGTACGCCCAGCTCATCTTCCAGATGAAGGGGGTGGAGGTGGAGCTGGTGCCGGTCACCACCGAGGAATTCGGCAGCCCGGCACCTCGGCCCAAGTACTCCGTCCTGGATAACTACCACTGGCGGATGCAGGGACATCCACCACTCCGCAGTTACAAAGAGGCCTTGAAGGATTACCTGGAGTTATTAGAATAA
- the argB gene encoding acetylglutamate kinase codes for METVNILIEALPYIKKFHQQKIMIKYGGHAMIDQAAKSSTARDTVLLKYVGMQPMVVHGGGPEISRSMSKIGKKPKFIGGLRVTDQETMDIVKMVLVGKINTEIVANIGLHGGKGVGLSGKDNLLLKARKRSPQVVVDQETGEETMVDLGLVGEIEAIHPEILDVLTHNDYIPVISPIGVDENAKTLNLNADTVAGEVAAEVGAEKLIILTDVPGILTDPSDPESLIKKADIGEVLDLIDQGIVKDGMLPKVATCVSALEKGVKSAHIIDGRVKHSILLEIFTKKGIGTMITL; via the coding sequence ATGGAAACCGTTAACATTCTAATCGAGGCCCTGCCCTACATCAAGAAGTTCCATCAGCAGAAGATCATGATTAAGTACGGAGGCCACGCCATGATCGACCAGGCGGCCAAGAGCAGCACCGCCCGGGACACGGTGCTCTTGAAGTACGTGGGCATGCAGCCCATGGTGGTCCATGGCGGGGGACCGGAGATATCCCGCTCCATGAGCAAGATCGGTAAAAAGCCCAAGTTCATTGGGGGCCTGCGGGTCACCGACCAGGAGACCATGGACATCGTGAAGATGGTCCTGGTGGGTAAGATCAACACCGAGATCGTGGCCAACATCGGACTCCACGGGGGTAAGGGGGTGGGTCTGTCTGGCAAGGACAACCTGCTATTAAAGGCCCGGAAACGTTCACCCCAGGTGGTGGTGGACCAGGAGACCGGGGAGGAGACCATGGTGGACCTGGGATTGGTGGGGGAGATCGAAGCCATCCACCCTGAAATCCTGGATGTCCTGACCCACAACGATTACATCCCGGTCATCAGCCCCATCGGGGTGGATGAAAATGCCAAGACTCTGAACCTCAACGCCGATACCGTGGCCGGGGAGGTGGCCGCCGAGGTGGGGGCGGAGAAGCTCATCATCCTCACCGACGTGCCCGGCATCCTCACCGACCCCTCGGACCCCGAGAGCCTCATCAAGAAGGCCGACATCGGGGAGGTCCTGGACCTCATTGACCAGGGCATAGTCAAGGATGGGATGCTGCCCAAGGTGGCTACCTGTGTCAGCGCCCTGGAGAAGGGGGTTAAATCAGCCCATATCATCGACGGCCGGGTGAAGCACTCCATACTCCTGGAGATATTCACCAAGAAGGGTATCGGGACCATGATCACCCTGTAG
- the arsM gene encoding arsenite methyltransferase, with product MEEKKVKEYVKKRYGEIAKENTTCSCCGGGDTMEQAQQVGYTAEELAELPEEAVLGLGCGNPTALAGLKEGEVVLDLGSGGGIDVFLASNRVGSSGRVIGLDMTEEMIRRAQKTAEEGGYTNVEFHLGEIEDMPLEDEMVDVIISNCVINLTTDKLKAFQEAFRVLKPGGRMMISDMVTEGELDPEIKKSLGAWSACIAGALDKQEYLSTIFLAGFEMVEILTETSYQEPDLDPRLEGRIKSIQVKAVKGNCSCCTGCG from the coding sequence ATGGAAGAAAAAAAAGTCAAAGAGTACGTTAAGAAACGCTACGGAGAGATAGCTAAAGAAAATACCACTTGTTCCTGTTGTGGGGGCGGTGACACCATGGAACAGGCCCAGCAGGTAGGTTACACTGCAGAGGAACTGGCTGAACTACCAGAAGAGGCGGTTCTGGGGTTAGGTTGTGGAAATCCAACGGCCCTGGCCGGATTAAAAGAAGGTGAAGTGGTACTGGATCTGGGCTCCGGTGGTGGTATCGACGTATTTTTAGCCTCCAACCGGGTTGGCTCATCTGGAAGGGTGATAGGATTGGATATGACTGAGGAGATGATCCGGAGAGCCCAGAAAACAGCAGAAGAGGGTGGCTACACCAACGTGGAGTTCCACCTGGGTGAAATAGAAGACATGCCCCTGGAGGATGAGATGGTGGATGTCATCATCAGTAACTGTGTCATCAACCTCACCACCGACAAGTTAAAAGCCTTCCAGGAGGCCTTCCGGGTCCTTAAACCTGGGGGTCGGATGATGATATCGGACATGGTTACCGAGGGTGAACTGGACCCTGAGATAAAAAAGAGTCTCGGGGCCTGGTCGGCATGCATAGCCGGTGCCCTGGACAAACAGGAATACCTGAGCACCATTTTTTTAGCTGGATTTGAGATGGTGGAGATCCTCACCGAAACCAGTTACCAGGAACCGGACCTGGATCCCCGGCTGGAGGGCCGGATAAAGAGCATCCAGGTCAAGGCCGTTAAGGGGAATTGTTCCTGCTGCACTGGTTGTGGATAA
- a CDS encoding ArsR/SmtB family transcription factor, with protein MAQKINGKCRPDPEQISRLQNILSSIPSEEEFYQNSEILKALSDPTRLKIIYLLQEGELCVCEIMHALEKPQSTVSHHLNILKNAGFIKWRKAGIWIHYQLSCPEILEHIQEITTMMK; from the coding sequence ATGGCTCAAAAAATTAACGGCAAGTGCCGGCCCGACCCGGAGCAAATAAGCAGACTGCAGAATATTTTATCAAGCATACCCTCGGAGGAAGAATTTTACCAGAATTCAGAGATCCTTAAAGCACTTTCAGATCCCACCCGCCTGAAAATAATTTACCTTTTACAGGAAGGAGAGTTGTGCGTCTGTGAGATCATGCATGCCCTGGAAAAACCACAATCCACAGTATCCCATCATCTGAACATCCTGAAAAATGCCGGTTTCATAAAGTGGCGCAAAGCGGGGATCTGGATCCATTACCAGCTCTCCTGCCCGGAGATATTGGAACACATCCAAGAAATCACAACCATGATGAAATAG
- a CDS encoding permease: MADILQELVNYLTYVLMGLDPASHLGSAVNFFIYDTIKILILLTVIIFAISFFRSYISPFKVRKALSKRNEYVGNVGAALVGIITPFCSCSAVPLFIGFVESGVPLGVTFSFLISSPMVNEIAIILLLGLVGWQITAIYIISGLIIAIVAGIIIGRLKLEGEVESYVYEMIEKIKAAEQSGMALEEEKQTLKERALSSWDYTKDLLKRVGPYVVIAIGIGAIIHGYVPSDFLLTYAGPDNPLAVPIAVLIGVPLYSNAAGIIPLVAVFIDKGIPIGTALAFMMAVTALSVPEMIILRKVLKPKLLAIFIAILAVSITAVGYLFNFIAG; this comes from the coding sequence ATGGCCGATATATTACAGGAGCTGGTTAACTACCTGACCTATGTACTGATGGGTTTGGATCCCGCCTCCCACCTGGGTAGTGCCGTTAACTTCTTTATCTACGACACCATCAAAATCCTTATACTTTTAACCGTGATAATATTTGCTATATCCTTCTTCAGAAGTTATATATCGCCCTTTAAAGTCAGAAAAGCGTTAAGTAAAAGAAATGAGTATGTGGGAAATGTGGGGGCTGCTTTGGTAGGTATTATCACCCCCTTCTGTTCATGTTCCGCGGTGCCTCTGTTTATAGGCTTCGTTGAATCAGGAGTACCCCTGGGTGTAACTTTCTCCTTCCTGATATCATCCCCCATGGTCAATGAAATAGCCATCATCCTACTTTTGGGGTTGGTGGGCTGGCAGATAACAGCCATATACATCATATCCGGGCTTATCATCGCCATAGTAGCAGGTATAATTATTGGTCGGCTTAAATTAGAGGGGGAAGTGGAAAGCTACGTCTACGAGATGATCGAGAAAATAAAAGCCGCGGAACAATCCGGTATGGCATTGGAAGAGGAGAAACAAACCCTTAAAGAACGGGCCCTATCCTCCTGGGATTACACTAAGGATCTGCTGAAAAGGGTGGGTCCCTACGTCGTCATCGCCATTGGAATCGGAGCCATCATACACGGTTACGTACCATCAGATTTCCTTTTAACTTATGCCGGTCCAGACAATCCCCTGGCAGTTCCCATTGCGGTCCTAATCGGAGTGCCACTGTACTCCAATGCAGCCGGGATCATCCCCCTGGTGGCGGTATTCATTGACAAGGGAATACCTATAGGAACTGCTCTGGCCTTCATGATGGCTGTAACCGCCTTATCCGTCCCGGAGATGATTATACTCCGTAAAGTATTGAAACCTAAACTCCTGGCCATATTCATAGCCATACTGGCTGTTTCCATCACGGCGGTGGGGTACTTGTTCAACTTTATAGCTGGTTGA
- a CDS encoding MTH895/ArsE family thioredoxin-like protein — translation MKIEVYGTGCANCQALERNAKKAVKELGIPAEIVKIKEMDQILEAGLTSLPGLAIDGELKSMGRIPPVAEIKKWMQSNL, via the coding sequence ATGAAAATAGAAGTGTACGGTACGGGATGTGCCAATTGTCAAGCCCTGGAAAGGAATGCTAAAAAGGCGGTGAAAGAACTGGGAATCCCGGCTGAAATAGTCAAAATCAAGGAGATGGACCAGATCCTAGAAGCAGGTTTAACCTCCCTTCCGGGATTAGCCATCGATGGAGAACTGAAGTCCATGGGTCGTATACCGCCAGTGGCAGAGATTAAAAAGTGGATGCAGTCCAACTTATAG
- a CDS encoding ATP-binding cassette domain-containing protein, protein MEYVIQVQNLAKSYNNIKAVDGVDFQVPRGEIFGFLGPNGAGKTTTLRMLTGIIKPDQGRACIMGYDIQKEPLLAKEHLGVVPETSNAYVDLSAWQNLMLMAGLYGVSSDIAQERAGSLLTEFGLYHRKDDKVKGFSKGMKQRLILAMALINDPQLLFLDEPTSGLDVQSSILIRQMLVQLREKGKTIFLTTHNLEEANQLCERIAIINQGKIAAIDTPENLKRTIKKLKFIEVTFHAPVRQADLSEIPGVLEVKKTGDKYTLNTDDVNLLIHSVTQFAKSRNIKIIALNTLNPSLEEVFMELIGRA, encoded by the coding sequence ATGGAGTATGTCATACAAGTTCAGAACCTGGCCAAGAGCTATAACAATATCAAAGCCGTGGATGGCGTGGATTTCCAGGTCCCTAGGGGAGAGATATTCGGCTTCCTAGGTCCTAATGGTGCGGGGAAGACCACCACCCTCCGCATGTTAACTGGTATCATCAAACCCGACCAGGGCCGGGCCTGCATAATGGGCTACGACATTCAGAAGGAACCATTACTGGCCAAGGAACACCTGGGTGTGGTACCGGAAACCTCCAATGCCTACGTGGATCTATCGGCCTGGCAGAACCTGATGTTAATGGCCGGACTCTACGGGGTTTCCTCTGATATTGCGCAGGAAAGGGCTGGGAGTCTTTTAACAGAATTCGGCCTCTACCACCGCAAAGATGATAAGGTTAAGGGCTTCTCCAAGGGCATGAAACAGAGGTTGATCCTGGCCATGGCCCTCATCAACGACCCCCAACTCCTATTTTTAGACGAACCCACCAGTGGCCTGGATGTGCAAAGCAGCATTCTCATCCGACAGATGCTGGTGCAGCTCCGGGAGAAGGGGAAAACCATCTTCCTCACCACCCACAACCTGGAGGAAGCTAACCAGCTATGTGAAAGGATAGCCATCATTAACCAGGGCAAGATCGCCGCTATTGACACCCCGGAGAACCTGAAAAGGACGATTAAGAAGCTAAAATTTATAGAGGTAACCTTCCATGCTCCGGTCCGCCAAGCTGATTTATCAGAAATACCGGGAGTGCTGGAAGTCAAAAAAACGGGTGATAAATATACCTTAAACACCGATGACGTTAATCTGCTCATTCACTCGGTCACCCAATTTGCTAAATCCAGAAATATTAAAATCATAGCTCTTAACACCTTAAATCCTTCTCTGGAAGAGGTGTTCATGGAACTCATCGGGAGGGCTTAA
- a CDS encoding ABC transporter permease encodes MSIYSDQFKRSLAIMKKDILIYYLKGPVIIFGILIPLFLFLAFLTGSKNLSTDFLVSGLIGMTMLFTATSVSPVITPWESQMNTLERLMACPISIYTLIMGDLLASVIFGFFISLVPVLIGILMGVIPIHFLVLLLGIMLASVCFSALGLLLATPPTNAPSNVMMISSLVKFPLVFISGIFIPLENLPYWGKIIASLSPLTYFTDLTRYSLQKVSYYPLWVDFVAIIIFTLIFFVLAVKIHKKTLPMRI; translated from the coding sequence ATGTCCATTTATAGTGACCAGTTTAAACGTTCCCTGGCCATCATGAAAAAGGACATCCTGATCTACTACCTCAAAGGGCCGGTCATCATCTTCGGGATATTGATACCATTATTCCTGTTCCTGGCTTTCCTGACCGGGAGTAAGAACCTGTCCACCGACTTCCTGGTCTCGGGCCTCATTGGGATGACCATGCTCTTCACCGCCACCTCGGTGTCCCCGGTTATAACTCCCTGGGAGTCCCAGATGAACACCCTGGAACGGCTGATGGCCTGCCCCATATCCATCTACACCCTGATCATGGGTGACCTGCTGGCCTCGGTTATCTTCGGATTTTTCATCTCCCTGGTCCCGGTGCTTATTGGAATACTGATGGGAGTCATTCCCATCCATTTCCTGGTCCTGCTTCTGGGGATCATGTTAGCTTCCGTATGTTTCTCGGCACTGGGTCTTCTCTTGGCCACCCCACCCACCAACGCCCCCTCCAACGTCATGATGATCTCCTCCCTGGTCAAGTTCCCCCTGGTATTCATCAGCGGTATCTTCATCCCCCTGGAGAACCTGCCCTATTGGGGTAAAATCATAGCCTCCTTATCCCCCCTAACCTACTTCACGGATCTGACCCGTTACTCCCTGCAAAAGGTGAGTTACTATCCTTTATGGGTGGATTTCGTGGCTATCATCATATTTACCCTGATATTCTTCGTCCTGGCCGTGAAGATCCATAAAAAAACGTTGCCCATGCGGATCTAG
- a CDS encoding arsenate reductase ArsC yields MNHNQKKKVLFICRNNSGRSQLAEGILRHLYGDCYQVYSAGSDPRAINPLTLQVLQELGVDTSPLEAKSLEKYQGQEFDLVVSLCGGEDEECPIFLTAARFIHQGFPDPREISVDNQLSPEEKLEGFRQVRDQIRDWIEAQFKPG; encoded by the coding sequence ATGAATCATAACCAGAAAAAGAAGGTCCTCTTCATCTGCCGCAACAACTCCGGCCGGTCCCAGCTGGCGGAGGGCATCCTGCGACATTTATATGGGGACTGCTACCAGGTCTACAGTGCTGGCTCTGATCCCCGAGCCATCAACCCTCTGACCCTACAGGTCTTACAGGAGCTGGGTGTTGATACGTCTCCCCTGGAAGCGAAGAGTCTGGAAAAATACCAGGGCCAGGAATTTGACCTGGTGGTGTCCTTATGTGGAGGGGAAGATGAAGAGTGTCCCATATTCTTAACTGCCGCTCGGTTTATTCACCAGGGATTCCCTGATCCCCGGGAGATATCCGTGGATAACCAGCTCAGTCCAGAGGAAAAACTGGAAGGGTTCCGCCAGGTGAGAGACCAGATCCGGGATTGGATTGAAGCCCAGTTTAAACCAGGATAG
- a CDS encoding DUF166 domain-containing protein, with protein MIKIAIVTDGPYGERAYATIKEEFETEFVVLEPPAGTFVEEVEIPPEELEKIKSADLVITYILHPDLSLDLVDLIHSQVDWIIVGAWRGEGFKNQLLNYGNVTCPENMCDLTENGNPTFDQFVAKFGRPVVHISCQGDRVVDIQVERCSPCGSTYFVAQELRGEKTANLPIKAGLKIQHYPCRAPKMRLFTDDECKKELAANFHKDAFQEALEK; from the coding sequence ATGATCAAAATAGCCATAGTAACCGACGGTCCCTACGGAGAACGGGCCTACGCCACCATAAAAGAGGAATTTGAAACCGAATTTGTAGTCCTGGAACCACCGGCCGGTACCTTCGTGGAGGAGGTGGAAATACCCCCCGAGGAGCTGGAGAAAATTAAAAGCGCCGACCTGGTCATCACCTACATCCTGCACCCGGATCTCTCTCTGGACCTGGTGGACCTCATCCACAGCCAGGTGGACTGGATCATCGTGGGCGCCTGGAGGGGTGAGGGCTTTAAGAACCAGTTACTCAACTACGGTAACGTGACCTGCCCCGAGAACATGTGCGACCTAACCGAAAACGGCAACCCCACCTTCGACCAGTTCGTGGCCAAATTCGGCCGACCTGTGGTCCATATCAGCTGCCAGGGTGATAGGGTGGTGGATATCCAGGTGGAACGATGCTCTCCCTGCGGATCCACCTACTTCGTGGCCCAGGAGTTAAGGGGTGAAAAGACTGCTAACCTGCCCATTAAGGCCGGACTCAAGATCCAGCACTATCCCTGCCGGGCCCCTAAGATGAGATTATTCACCGATGATGAGTGTAAAAAGGAACTGGCTGCCAACTTCCACAAGGATGCCTTCCAGGAAGCCCTGGAGAAATAA